The following proteins are encoded in a genomic region of Bacillus sp. FJAT-22090:
- a CDS encoding RNA-binding S4 domain-containing protein produces the protein MRLDKFLKVSRLIKRRTLAKEVADQGRITINGKVAKASSDVKAGDELSIRFGQKVVTAIVDAIRDSAKKEEAASMFTITKEERLEKVDPAFIDDED, from the coding sequence ATGAGATTAGATAAATTTTTAAAAGTTTCTCGATTGATTAAGCGTAGAACACTTGCAAAAGAGGTTGCAGATCAAGGAAGAATTACGATAAATGGAAAAGTGGCGAAGGCAAGCTCCGATGTAAAGGCGGGAGATGAACTATCTATTCGATTTGGTCAAAAGGTAGTAACTGCTATTGTTGATGCGATAAGAGATTCTGCTAAAAAAGAGGAAGCTGCATCGATGTTCACGATAACAAAAGAAGAGAGATTAGAAAAAGTAGATCCAGCATTTATTGATGATGAAGATTAA
- the mazG gene encoding nucleoside triphosphate pyrophosphohydrolase: MNEITIIGLGASDLDQLPLGIYKKLKASEHLYVRTEQHPVLQELKTEGLTWKSFDEIYEKNDQFEGVYEEIVKTLLQLAIANPVTYAVPGHPLVAEQTVQLLIEAEQQGKAKINIEGGQSFLDPIFGALRIDPIEGFQLLDGTSLKRDDIQMNAHVLIGQVYDAFSASEVKLTLMEKYPDEYVVTIVTAAGSAQEKLTKVPLYELDRVMELDNLTTLYVPPILQQENRLKEWQTLRKIVADLRGPNGCPWDKEQTHTTLKKYAVEEVYELLQAIDEEDDDHIVEELGDVLLQVFLHAQIGEDNGYFSLEDVLESVSNKMIRRHPHVFGDVIATNSEDVLRNWQQIKAQEKKEHNESLLDGELRADSSLLTSYNFQKKVAKVGFDWPDVSGAWEKFDEELKEWKKELKDGNIDTQTDELGDVLFTLVNLARFYGLSPEQAIMQANEKFKRRFQYIESSVKKGKGDFTHYNLEELDSFWKDAKKLER, from the coding sequence ATGAATGAAATTACCATTATTGGCCTCGGGGCAAGCGATTTAGATCAATTGCCTCTAGGTATATATAAAAAGCTAAAAGCATCAGAACATTTATATGTTCGTACGGAGCAGCATCCTGTTTTGCAAGAATTAAAAACAGAAGGACTTACATGGAAAAGCTTCGATGAAATTTATGAAAAGAATGATCAATTTGAAGGTGTTTATGAGGAGATTGTGAAAACTTTACTTCAGTTAGCAATTGCTAACCCTGTTACGTACGCAGTACCCGGACACCCATTAGTAGCTGAACAAACTGTACAATTACTTATTGAAGCGGAGCAACAAGGCAAAGCGAAAATTAATATTGAAGGTGGACAAAGCTTTTTAGACCCTATTTTTGGCGCGTTAAGAATAGATCCTATCGAAGGATTTCAGCTTTTAGATGGTACAAGCTTAAAACGTGACGACATTCAAATGAATGCGCACGTATTAATCGGACAAGTTTATGATGCGTTTAGCGCCTCCGAAGTGAAGCTTACGCTCATGGAAAAATATCCAGATGAATATGTCGTTACTATCGTCACTGCAGCTGGTTCAGCTCAGGAAAAGTTAACGAAAGTGCCTTTATATGAGCTAGATCGAGTAATGGAACTCGATAATTTAACAACATTATACGTTCCTCCTATACTCCAGCAAGAAAATAGATTAAAGGAATGGCAAACCCTACGTAAAATTGTAGCTGATTTACGTGGTCCTAATGGATGTCCATGGGATAAGGAACAAACACATACGACGCTAAAGAAATATGCCGTAGAAGAAGTGTATGAATTATTACAGGCAATAGATGAAGAAGACGATGATCATATTGTTGAGGAACTCGGCGATGTGCTATTACAAGTATTTTTACATGCTCAAATTGGAGAAGATAATGGATATTTCAGCTTAGAGGATGTACTAGAGTCAGTATCCAATAAAATGATTCGCAGACATCCCCATGTTTTTGGAGATGTGATCGCCACAAATTCAGAAGATGTGCTTCGTAATTGGCAGCAAATTAAAGCGCAAGAGAAGAAAGAACATAACGAGTCATTGCTAGATGGGGAATTGCGTGCAGATTCTTCGTTGCTTACTTCTTATAATTTTCAAAAGAAAGTAGCAAAAGTTGGTTTTGATTGGCCAGATGTATCTGGAGCATGGGAAAAGTTCGATGAAGAGCTAAAAGAATGGAAGAAAGAGTTAAAAGATGGCAATATAGATACGCAGACGGATGAGTTAGGGGATGTATTGTTTACGCTCGTTAATTTAGCTCGTTTTTACGGCTTATCTCCAGAGCAAGCGATCATGCAAGCAAATGAAAAGTTTAAAAGGAGATTCCAATATATTGAGTCGAGTGTTAAAAAGGGAAAAGGAGACTTTACTCATTATAATCTGGAAGAGCTCGATTCTTTTTGGAAAGATGCAAAGAAATTAGAGAGGTAG
- a CDS encoding putative polysaccharide biosynthesis protein has translation MSNEWNMKTYMKGAAMLTIAAIIVKLLSAVYRVPFQNLVGDEGFYIYQQVYPFIGIVTTWTSFGFAVALSKILSEYKATKNDEAIPRIIQIAFVFIGIISILFFLLLFAGAEFLASTMGDVQLAPLLKAGSYVILLMPMLAVLKGKFQADGKMQPVAYAQVIEQAVRVIIILLGTWIVVSTSFDLYKAGSMAMYGAVAGELAGVVFLSYVYWRGLGNLHTNKPKQVVPIWPIVKDLTIVSISASISALLFLLFQLVDSFTIFQTLVESGLEKQQAMEMKGIYDRGQPLVQLGIVIASTLSLAIVPLVAHRINKEKGRTAIPFMQLTYRVAFTFGFAAALGLIVVLPYVNEMLFQTRAESFTLMVFACQIIWMSLILTLMAMLQGSGKVKIPTLFLLVGVFCKWLLNGMLVSSYGIVGAAIAGNISLAIVFLMMFYYFKKNWNISFASISFYKGIGIASLMMVICVTAYVWVADAILFDSLSSRLQSVVISISAVTLGATIFLLIIAKRRVIGEKEWFLLPFGRRMATFQLWLNKEK, from the coding sequence ATGAGTAACGAATGGAACATGAAAACGTATATGAAGGGCGCAGCCATGTTGACGATTGCAGCGATTATTGTAAAGCTATTAAGCGCTGTTTATCGTGTTCCATTTCAAAATTTGGTTGGAGATGAAGGATTTTATATTTACCAACAGGTTTATCCGTTCATTGGTATTGTAACAACTTGGACTTCTTTTGGATTTGCCGTTGCATTGTCAAAAATACTATCAGAATATAAAGCTACCAAAAATGATGAAGCTATTCCAAGAATTATACAAATTGCTTTCGTTTTTATTGGAATCATTTCAATTCTATTTTTTCTTTTACTATTTGCCGGAGCTGAATTTCTTGCAAGTACAATGGGTGATGTCCAGTTAGCTCCGTTATTAAAAGCGGGTTCCTATGTTATTTTGTTAATGCCAATGCTGGCTGTGTTAAAAGGAAAGTTTCAAGCAGATGGCAAGATGCAGCCGGTTGCTTATGCACAAGTGATCGAGCAAGCAGTACGAGTGATTATCATTTTATTAGGTACATGGATTGTCGTTTCTACTAGTTTTGATTTATACAAGGCTGGCAGTATGGCAATGTATGGTGCAGTGGCAGGGGAACTAGCAGGTGTTGTTTTTCTTTCTTATGTATATTGGAGAGGATTAGGAAATCTTCATACAAACAAACCGAAACAAGTAGTTCCAATTTGGCCAATTGTAAAGGATTTGACCATTGTTAGTATTAGTGCAAGTATTAGTGCGCTATTGTTTTTACTTTTTCAGTTGGTGGATTCTTTTACTATTTTTCAAACGTTAGTAGAAAGCGGCTTGGAAAAGCAACAAGCGATGGAGATGAAAGGAATTTATGATCGAGGACAGCCGCTAGTCCAATTAGGAATTGTTATTGCCTCTACTTTATCTTTAGCGATAGTTCCGTTAGTTGCACATCGAATCAATAAAGAAAAGGGAAGAACGGCTATCCCTTTCATGCAGCTTACATACCGTGTCGCTTTCACCTTTGGATTTGCTGCAGCATTAGGGTTGATTGTAGTTTTACCTTATGTAAATGAAATGTTATTCCAAACTAGAGCTGAGTCCTTCACTTTGATGGTATTTGCATGTCAAATAATATGGATGTCCTTAATATTAACGTTGATGGCTATGCTTCAAGGAAGTGGGAAAGTAAAAATCCCTACTTTATTTTTACTGGTTGGCGTATTTTGTAAATGGCTATTAAATGGTATGCTTGTCTCATCTTATGGGATTGTTGGTGCAGCAATAGCAGGAAATATTAGTTTAGCGATTGTATTTTTAATGATGTTTTATTATTTTAAAAAGAACTGGAACATTTCGTTTGCCTCTATTTCCTTTTATAAAGGCATTGGAATTGCTTCGCTTATGATGGTAATCTGTGTAACCGCGTATGTGTGGGTGGCAGATGCTATACTCTTCGATAGTTTATCCAGTCGACTACAGTCTGTCGTTATTTCTATTAGCGCTGTAACACTTGGAGCAACCATTTTCTTACTAATCATTGCAAAAAGACGTGTAATCGGAGAAAAAGAGTGGTTTTTATTGCCTTTTGGACGAAGAATGGCTACATTTCAACTATGGTTGAATAAAGAAAAGTAA
- the spoVT gene encoding stage V sporulation protein T, whose protein sequence is MKATGIVRRIDDLGRVVIPKEIRRTLRIREGDPLEIFTDREGEVILKKYSPINELGDFAKEYAETLYETLGTPVLISDRDEMIAVAGLSKKDYLNRRLSPDVEEIVSKRSIVTEKHENSVEWVPGVFESVKSYCIAPIISSGDPIGAVFLISKVHFVGEAELKAVETAANFLAKQMET, encoded by the coding sequence ATGAAAGCAACAGGCATCGTACGACGCATTGATGATTTAGGTAGAGTAGTAATTCCGAAAGAAATTCGCAGAACGCTTCGCATCCGTGAAGGTGATCCACTGGAAATTTTTACGGATAGAGAAGGTGAAGTAATACTAAAAAAATACTCACCTATCAATGAACTCGGGGATTTTGCAAAAGAGTATGCAGAAACATTATACGAAACGCTAGGTACTCCGGTATTAATAAGTGATCGTGACGAAATGATTGCAGTGGCAGGTTTATCCAAAAAAGATTATCTAAATAGAAGACTAAGCCCAGATGTAGAAGAAATCGTTAGTAAACGTTCTATTGTTACGGAAAAACATGAAAACTCAGTAGAATGGGTACCAGGGGTTTTTGAATCAGTCAAATCCTACTGTATTGCTCCAATTATCTCATCTGGAGATCCAATAGGCGCTGTCTTTTTAATTTCTAAAGTCCATTTTGTTGGGGAAGCAGAGTTAAAAGCAGTCGAAACAGCAGCAAATTTCTTAGCAAAACAAATGGAAACTTAA
- the mfd gene encoding transcription-repair coupling factor, which produces MELLSNILREDSHIQKLLKELESGQDQQLITGLSGSARAVFSKMLYSTRKKAILIVTPNLLHAQKLTEDLVKLVGEDLVRLFPADELIAADISIASPELRAQRIETLDHMLSKKNGVYIVPIAGLKKHMPSVKDWRESTVSISEGEEIVLDTLLQSLINMGYVRQPMVTAPGEFALRGGIVDIYPLYLEHPIRIELFDTEVDSIRTFSAEDQRSLEKLKDIRILPATEYVLTENKKKLLADKLEESLAESLKKVKIAEMKEQFYQNIQHDIELLKQGEQPKEFMKYVSLLDEHNSFLGNYFDANGMVLFDELGRIQEVTETLEREENDWFLALLEEGKTVHDVKPSYNLKEIIQMLPNEKLYFSLFSRTFSGITIKKNIGFSCKPMQNFHGQMHLLKNEIDRFSQGKFRVVILADGKERVQKVHTVLEDYEIVSKIGASGEDLKNSGIFIVDGDLEAGFELPLQRIAVITDSELFKQKHKRKARTQKVTNAERIKSYSEIKPGDNVVHIHHGIGKYIGIETLLVNGIHKDYLHIRYRGEDKLFVPVDQIDLIQKYVASGEKDPKLHKLGGADWKKTKSKVSAAVQDIADELIKLYAKRESEVGYAFEPDGEMQQSFEAAFPYEETDDQLRSIQEVKKDMEKPRPMDRLICGDVGYGKTEVAIRAAFKAVMEGKQVAFLCPTTILAQQHYETMLERFQEFPIEVGLLSRFRTKKQQTETINGLKKGMVDVIVGTHRILSKDVVYRDLGLLVVDEEQRFGVKHKEKIKQLKTNVDVLTLTATPIPRTLHMSMIGVRDLSVIETPPKNRFPVQTYVMEYNGALVREAIERELARGGQAFYLYNRVEDITRKVDEIQMLVPTARVGFAHGQMPETELESVIISFLEGEYDVLVTTTIIETGIDIPNVNTLIIHDADKMGLSQLYQLRGRVGRSNRVAYAYLMHQRDKVLTDVAEKRLQAIKEFTELGSGFKIAMRDLSIRGAGNLLGSQQHGFIDSVGFDLYTQMLEDAIEEKRTGIKKEEIQDLEIVLSTDAYISDEYIPDGYQKIQMYKRVKAMDKEEEYMDLVDELQDRFGDIPLEAEKLLRIARMKVWGKDVGVESIKEVNKIVSIRFSTEGTQNIDGAMLVEKSMKYGRAIGFNMDNRNLVITIDERKTGKFNPFDVLEEMMRLLPEAKKEKSEVN; this is translated from the coding sequence ATGGAGCTTTTAAGCAATATATTACGGGAAGATTCACATATACAAAAACTATTAAAAGAATTAGAGAGCGGCCAAGATCAGCAGCTCATAACAGGACTCTCTGGCAGTGCGAGAGCTGTTTTTAGTAAAATGCTCTATAGTACACGTAAAAAAGCTATTCTTATTGTTACACCAAATTTACTTCATGCTCAAAAGCTAACGGAAGATTTAGTAAAACTAGTTGGAGAAGATTTAGTACGCTTATTTCCTGCGGATGAGCTTATAGCTGCAGACATTTCCATAGCTAGTCCAGAGTTACGGGCACAAAGAATCGAAACGTTAGATCACATGCTATCGAAAAAAAATGGAGTATATATTGTGCCGATAGCTGGACTTAAAAAACATATGCCATCTGTGAAGGATTGGCGAGAGAGCACAGTCTCCATATCGGAAGGCGAGGAAATAGTGTTAGATACACTATTACAAAGTCTTATAAATATGGGCTATGTTCGTCAACCAATGGTTACTGCACCTGGTGAATTTGCTTTAAGAGGTGGGATTGTAGATATATACCCACTCTATTTAGAGCACCCAATTCGTATAGAGTTGTTTGATACGGAGGTAGACTCTATTCGAACATTTTCCGCAGAGGACCAACGTTCATTAGAAAAATTAAAGGATATTCGAATATTACCAGCTACTGAATATGTATTAACTGAGAATAAAAAGAAATTACTTGCCGATAAATTGGAAGAATCTTTAGCGGAAAGTCTAAAAAAAGTAAAAATAGCGGAAATGAAAGAGCAATTTTATCAAAATATCCAGCATGATATCGAACTTTTAAAACAAGGTGAGCAGCCGAAAGAATTTATGAAGTACGTGTCGTTGCTTGATGAACATAATAGCTTTTTAGGTAATTATTTCGATGCTAATGGAATGGTTTTATTTGATGAGCTTGGAAGAATTCAAGAAGTTACCGAAACACTTGAAAGAGAAGAAAATGATTGGTTTTTAGCTCTATTAGAGGAGGGTAAAACGGTTCATGATGTAAAACCTTCTTATAATTTAAAAGAGATTATTCAGATGCTTCCAAATGAAAAATTATATTTTTCATTATTTTCTCGTACGTTTTCAGGTATAACGATTAAAAAAAATATCGGCTTTTCCTGTAAGCCAATGCAAAACTTTCATGGACAAATGCATCTATTGAAAAATGAGATTGATCGTTTTTCACAAGGAAAGTTTCGAGTAGTAATTCTAGCTGACGGTAAAGAGCGTGTCCAAAAGGTTCATACTGTTTTAGAAGATTACGAAATAGTTTCAAAGATTGGAGCTTCTGGGGAGGATTTGAAAAACTCCGGAATTTTTATTGTGGACGGAGATTTGGAAGCTGGTTTTGAATTACCGCTCCAACGCATTGCTGTCATTACCGATTCTGAGTTATTTAAACAAAAACATAAGAGAAAAGCAAGAACACAAAAAGTAACGAATGCAGAGCGCATTAAAAGCTATTCGGAAATAAAGCCTGGCGATAATGTTGTACATATACATCATGGGATTGGGAAATATATCGGAATAGAAACGCTTTTAGTTAATGGTATTCATAAAGATTATTTACACATACGCTACCGTGGAGAAGATAAGCTATTTGTTCCTGTGGACCAAATTGATCTTATTCAGAAGTATGTTGCTTCTGGGGAGAAGGATCCGAAGCTACATAAACTAGGCGGAGCGGATTGGAAAAAGACAAAATCAAAAGTATCTGCAGCTGTTCAAGATATTGCGGATGAGTTAATAAAACTTTATGCAAAGCGTGAATCGGAAGTTGGATATGCATTTGAGCCGGACGGTGAAATGCAGCAATCCTTCGAGGCTGCTTTTCCATATGAAGAAACGGATGATCAGCTTCGTTCAATACAAGAAGTAAAAAAAGATATGGAAAAACCACGACCGATGGATCGTCTAATTTGTGGAGATGTTGGTTATGGAAAAACAGAAGTAGCTATACGTGCCGCCTTTAAAGCGGTAATGGAAGGAAAACAGGTTGCCTTTTTATGTCCAACTACTATTCTTGCTCAACAGCATTACGAGACAATGTTAGAACGTTTTCAAGAGTTCCCTATTGAAGTTGGTTTACTTAGCCGTTTCCGTACTAAAAAACAGCAAACAGAGACGATTAATGGATTAAAAAAAGGGATGGTAGATGTCATAGTCGGTACACATCGTATTCTATCCAAGGACGTTGTGTATCGAGATTTAGGGCTATTAGTTGTCGATGAAGAGCAGCGATTCGGAGTAAAGCATAAAGAAAAGATAAAACAATTAAAAACAAATGTAGATGTACTTACGCTAACTGCAACTCCAATACCTCGGACATTGCATATGTCAATGATTGGAGTGCGGGATTTATCTGTTATCGAAACACCGCCTAAAAATCGTTTCCCAGTCCAAACGTATGTGATGGAATATAACGGTGCACTTGTACGTGAAGCAATAGAAAGAGAGCTAGCAAGGGGAGGACAGGCGTTTTATTTATACAACCGGGTGGAAGACATTACTCGAAAAGTAGATGAAATTCAAATGTTAGTTCCAACTGCAAGAGTAGGTTTTGCGCATGGACAAATGCCTGAAACAGAACTAGAGTCTGTCATTATTAGCTTTTTAGAAGGGGAATATGATGTACTCGTAACAACAACTATTATTGAAACAGGGATTGATATACCAAATGTGAATACGCTTATCATACATGATGCTGATAAAATGGGATTATCGCAGCTTTATCAACTTCGTGGTCGAGTAGGACGCTCGAATCGAGTAGCTTATGCTTATTTAATGCATCAACGAGATAAGGTATTGACGGATGTTGCGGAAAAAAGATTACAAGCAATTAAGGAATTTACAGAGCTTGGCTCCGGATTTAAAATCGCAATGCGTGATTTGTCTATTCGAGGAGCAGGGAATCTATTAGGTTCTCAACAACATGGGTTTATTGATTCCGTTGGTTTCGACTTATATACACAGATGCTTGAAGATGCAATTGAGGAAAAACGAACAGGTATAAAGAAAGAAGAAATACAAGATTTAGAAATTGTTTTATCGACAGATGCTTATATTTCTGACGAATATATTCCAGATGGATATCAAAAAATCCAGATGTATAAACGTGTTAAAGCAATGGACAAGGAAGAGGAATATATGGACCTTGTTGATGAGCTGCAAGACCGTTTTGGAGACATTCCCCTGGAAGCAGAAAAATTGCTACGAATTGCTCGTATGAAAGTTTGGGGTAAAGATGTAGGAGTCGAATCAATCAAAGAAGTAAACAAGATTGTGTCTATTCGATTCAGTACCGAGGGTACACAAAACATTGATGGTGCCATGCTTGTTGAAAAGTCGATGAAATATGGTCGTGCAATTGGATTTAACATGGATAATCGAAATTTGGTCATTACAATCGATGAACGTAAAACAGGGAAGTTTAATCCTTTTGATGTGTTAGAAGAGATGATGCGGTTGTTGCCTGAGGCAAAAAAAGAAAAGTCTGAAGTGAATTAG
- a CDS encoding anti-sigma-F factor Fin — translation MTIRYKCRHCETEIGQLPLDSIDEHFLKKNEITPEEKDLYIELGNEGDFTVQCICEECQSSLQKFPNYYALKKWIQ, via the coding sequence ATGACCATACGATATAAATGTCGACATTGTGAAACAGAAATAGGCCAATTGCCTTTGGACTCTATAGATGAGCATTTTTTGAAAAAAAATGAAATAACACCTGAAGAAAAAGATTTATATATAGAACTTGGAAATGAGGGGGATTTCACAGTACAGTGTATTTGTGAAGAGTGTCAAAGTTCTCTCCAAAAATTTCCGAATTACTATGCATTAAAAAAGTGGATACAGTAG
- the pth gene encoding aminoacyl-tRNA hydrolase — translation MKIIIGLGNPGKQYEATRHNIGFHVIDELADRLNTPLTQSKFNGMYGVAHIGTEKVMLLKPLTYMNLSGECVVPMMDYYNVENDEIVVIYDDLDLQVGKLRLRQKGSAGGHNGIKSLIHHLGTQEFNRIRIGIDRPKNGMKVPDYVLSKFTEEEKSDMAHAVKKSADACEAWLSKTFLEVMNIYNGA, via the coding sequence ATGAAAATCATCATCGGTTTAGGGAATCCAGGTAAACAATACGAGGCAACCAGACACAATATAGGCTTTCATGTTATAGATGAATTAGCTGATCGATTAAATACTCCACTGACTCAATCAAAATTTAATGGTATGTATGGCGTTGCTCATATCGGAACAGAAAAAGTGATGCTATTGAAACCATTGACGTATATGAATTTATCTGGAGAGTGCGTTGTACCAATGATGGATTATTATAACGTTGAGAATGATGAGATTGTCGTTATTTATGATGATTTAGATTTACAGGTAGGAAAGCTCCGTCTTCGTCAAAAAGGAAGTGCAGGAGGTCATAATGGAATAAAATCTCTTATTCATCATTTAGGTACACAGGAGTTTAATCGAATTCGTATTGGAATTGATCGTCCTAAAAATGGAATGAAAGTACCTGATTATGTTTTATCAAAATTCACAGAAGAAGAAAAATCAGATATGGCACATGCAGTTAAAAAAAGTGCCGATGCATGTGAAGCGTGGCTATCAAAAACCTTTTTAGAAGTGATGAATATTTATAATGGTGCATAA
- a CDS encoding 50S ribosomal protein L25/general stress protein Ctc, which translates to MNTLVKTKKREHKENAQLRKNGFIPAVVYGFQMESQSIAVDEKDLAKTIREVGRNGVMKLEVDGKQVNVVLNDYQMNILKGQMIHADFLAINMKEELEVNVLVNVIGESVGVSEGGTLQQPNREVTITVKPSDIPDSIDVDVTNMAIGDTITIADIRDKTNYTILNEDDYTLVTVSAPRVEEEETEMTDAEAEENNDTEEAKTEE; encoded by the coding sequence ATGAATACATTGGTTAAAACAAAAAAACGTGAGCATAAAGAAAATGCACAACTAAGGAAAAATGGTTTCATCCCAGCTGTAGTTTATGGTTTTCAAATGGAATCACAATCTATTGCTGTAGATGAGAAGGATTTAGCTAAAACCATTCGAGAAGTTGGACGCAATGGAGTCATGAAACTAGAAGTAGACGGAAAACAAGTAAACGTCGTTTTGAATGACTACCAAATGAATATCCTAAAAGGTCAAATGATCCATGCGGACTTTTTAGCGATTAATATGAAGGAAGAGTTAGAAGTGAACGTCTTGGTTAATGTCATTGGTGAATCGGTAGGAGTTTCTGAGGGCGGAACGCTTCAGCAACCTAACAGAGAAGTAACCATTACAGTAAAACCTTCTGATATTCCAGATAGTATTGACGTGGATGTAACGAACATGGCAATTGGTGATACAATCACTATTGCTGATATTCGCGACAAAACAAACTATACAATTTTAAATGAAGATGATTATACATTAGTGACTGTCTCAGCACCTCGCGTAGAAGAGGAAGAAACAGAGATGACAGATGCTGAAGCCGAAGAAAATAATGATACTGAAGAAGCAAAAACAGAAGAATAA
- a CDS encoding ribose-phosphate diphosphokinase codes for MPEQYKNSKLKIFTLNSNKKLAEEIAKEVGVPLGKSTVTRFSDGEVQINIDESIRGCDVFIVQSTSGPVNEHIMELLIMLDAVKRASARTVSVVLPYYGYARQDRKARAREPITAKLVANLLTTAGATRAIVLDLHAPQIQGFFDIPIDHLVASPILSDYFLGKNLDPSEIVIVSPDHGGVTRARKMADRLKAPIAIIDKRRPRPNVAEVMNIVGNVEGKTAILIDDIIDTAGTISIAAKALMESGAKEVYACCTHPVLSGPAIERIDNSVIKELVITNSIQLAEDKTSPKIKELSVAKLLGDAIVRVFEEKSVSTLFD; via the coding sequence ATGCCAGAACAATATAAAAATTCGAAATTGAAAATATTCACTTTAAATTCTAATAAAAAGTTAGCAGAAGAAATTGCAAAAGAAGTAGGGGTTCCGCTAGGAAAAAGTACAGTTACTAGATTTAGTGATGGAGAAGTTCAAATCAATATCGATGAAAGTATCCGTGGTTGTGACGTATTTATCGTTCAATCCACTTCTGGCCCTGTAAATGAGCATATTATGGAATTATTAATCATGCTTGATGCAGTAAAACGTGCTTCCGCTCGTACTGTTAGTGTGGTTTTACCTTATTATGGATATGCTCGACAAGATAGAAAAGCACGTGCACGTGAACCAATCACAGCGAAGTTAGTTGCAAACCTATTAACTACGGCTGGAGCTACACGCGCAATCGTGCTAGATTTACATGCTCCACAAATACAAGGATTCTTTGATATTCCAATTGATCATTTAGTTGCTTCACCTATTTTATCTGACTATTTCTTAGGTAAAAACTTAGATCCATCCGAAATTGTTATTGTATCACCAGACCACGGTGGAGTTACGCGTGCTCGTAAAATGGCAGACCGTTTGAAAGCTCCAATCGCTATTATCGATAAGCGTCGTCCTCGTCCGAACGTTGCTGAAGTAATGAATATCGTTGGTAATGTAGAAGGAAAAACGGCAATTCTAATTGATGATATTATCGATACTGCTGGAACTATTTCTATTGCTGCTAAAGCATTGATGGAAAGTGGTGCAAAAGAAGTTTATGCTTGCTGTACACACCCTGTATTATCTGGACCAGCAATCGAACGTATAGATAACTCTGTTATTAAAGAGTTAGTTATTACAAATTCTATTCAACTTGCAGAAGATAAAACTTCACCTAAGATTAAAGAATTGTCTGTTGCAAAATTATTAGGCGATGCAATCGTCCGCGTTTTCGAAGAGAAGTCAGTAAGTACTTTATTTGATTAA